The Gallus gallus isolate bGalGal1 chromosome 3, bGalGal1.mat.broiler.GRCg7b, whole genome shotgun sequence genome window below encodes:
- the BCL11A gene encoding B-cell lymphoma/leukemia 11A isoform X5 — translation MVEGEQNPPCGGRTQGAELMTPGCRRGLPEPPVMPQPLPCATLGRAAPLCHLPGRKVFGTDASDLGKEEPSSYTCTTCKQPFNSAWFLLQHAQNTHGLRIYLESEHGSPLTPRVGIPSGLGAECPSQPPLHGIHIADNNPFNLLRIPGSVSREASGLGEGRFPPTPPLFSPPPRHHLDPHRIERLGAEEMALATHHPSAFDRVLRLNPMAMEPPAMDFSRRLRELAGNTSSPPLSPSRPSPMQRLLQPFQPGSKPPFLATPPLPPLQSAPPPSQPPMKSKSCEFCGKTFKFQSNLVVHRRSHTGEKPYKCNLCDHACTQASKLKRHMKTHMHKSSPMTVKSDDGLSTASSPEPGTSDLVGSASSALKSVVAKFKSENDPNMIPENGDEEEEEEEEEEEEEEEEEEEDLTENERPDYGFGMNLEAAHHHENNSRAGEESRSMPDVMQGMVLSSMQHFSEAFHQVLGEKHKRGHLSEAEVHRDTCDEDSVAGESDRIDDGAVNGRGCSPGESASGGLSKKLLLGSPSSLSPFSKRIKLEKEFDLPATAMPNTENVYSQWLAGYAASRQLKDPFLSFGDSRQSPFASSSEHSSENGSLRFSTPPGELDGGISGRSGTGSGGSTPHISGPGPGRPSSKEGRRSDTCEYCGKVFKNCSNLTVHRRSHTGERPYKCELCNYACAQSSKLTRHMKTHGQVGKDVYKCEICKMPFSVYSTLEKHMKKWHSDRVLNNEIKTE, via the coding sequence GTAAAGAAGAGCCCAGCAGCTACACGTGCACGACTTGCAAACAACCTTTCAACAGCGCCTGGTTCCTCTTGCAGCACGCACAGAACACGCACGGCTTACGGATCTACCTAGAAAGCGAGCATGGCAGCCCCCTGACACCACGGGTTGGTATCCCATCAGGACTAGGTGCAGAGTGCCCTTCCCAGCCACCTCTCCATGGGATTCACATTGCAGACAATAACCCTTTTAACCTGCTCAGAATACCCGGCTCGGTCTCGAGAGAGGCGTCGGGGCTGGGAGAAGGGCGATTCCCACCCACGCCGCCCCTCTTTAGCCCTCCCCCGAGGCACCATTTGGATCCGCATCGCATAGAGCGCCTGGGTGCCGAAGAAATGGCTCTGGCCACCCATCACCCTAGTGCCTTTGACAGGGTGCTGCGACTGAACCCCATGGCGATGGAGCCCCCTGCTATGGATTTCTCCCGGAGGCTGCGGGAGCTGGCCGGCAACACGTCCAGTCCGCCCCTGTCCCCGAGCAGGCCCAGCCCTATGcaaaggctgctgcagcccttccagccTGGCAGCAAACCCCCGTTCCTGGCCACAccacctcttcctcctctgcagtccgctcctcctccctcccagccaCCAATGAAGTCCAAGTCCTGCGAGTTCTGTGGGAAGACCTTCAAGTTCCAGAGCAACTTGGTGGTCCACCGCAGGAGCCACACTGGGGAGAAGCCCTACAAGTGCAACCTGTGTGACCACGCCTGCACTCAGGCCAGCAAGCTGAAGCGCCACATGAAGACACACATGCACAAGTCATCACCCATGACAGTGAAGTCAGATGATGGGCTCTCCACTGCCAGCTCCCCTGAGCCAGGCACCAGCGACCTGGttggcagtgccagcagtgccctcAAGTCAGTGGTGGCCAAGTTCAAGAGTGAGAATGACCCCAACATGATCCCCGAGaatggagatgaggaggaagaggaagaggaggaagaggaggaagaagaggaggaggaagaagaggaggactTGACCGAGAATGAGAGGCCAGATTATGGCTTCGGGATGAACCTGGAGGCAGCCCACCACCACGAAAACAACTCACGGGCTGGAGAGGAGAGCCGGTCAATGCCAGATGTCATGCAAGGTATGGTTCTCAGCTCCATGCAGCACTTCAGCGAGgccttccaccaggtgctgGGGGAGAAGCACAAACGGGGCCACCTCTCTGAGGCCGAGGTACACAGGGACACTTGCGATGAAGACTCGGTGGCTGGTGAGTCCGACCGCATTGACGACGGTGCGGTCAACGGCCGGGGCTGCTCCCCTGGGGAGTCTGCCTCAGGCGGCCTGTCCAAAAAGCTGCTGCTAGGTAGTCCCAGCTCCCTGAGCCCCTTCTCCAAACGCATCAAGCTGGAGAAGGAGTTCGATCTACCCGCCACCGCCATGCCCAACACCGAAAATGTTTACTCACAGTGGCTGGCTGGCTATGCTGCCTCGCGGCAGCTGAAGGACCCCTTCCTCAGCTTCGGTGACTCCCGACAATCGCCCTTCGCCTCCTCCTCTGAGCACTCGTCAGAGAATGGCAGCCTGCGCTTCTCCACGCCGCCGGGAGAGCTGGATGGTGGCATCTCGGGCCGAAGCGGCACGGGAAGTGGAGGGAGCACCCCGCATATTAGTGGCCCGGGCCCTGGCAGGCCCAGCTCAAAAGAGGGCAGACGCAGCGACACTTGTGAGTACTGTGGGAAAGTCTTCAAGAACTGTAGTAATCTCACTGTCCACAGACGGAGCCACACGGGCGAGCGGCCCTATAAGTGTGAGCTTTGCAACTACGCCTGCGCCCAGAGTAGCAAGCTCACCCGGCACATGAAAACACATGGTCAGGTGGGAAAGGACGTTTACAAATGCGAGATTTGTAAGATGCCTTTTAGCGTGTACAGTACCCTGgagaaacacatgaaaaaatgGCACAGTGATCGAGTCTTGAATAATGAGATAAAAACTGAATAG